The genomic stretch AGAGACTACAAAATGTCGCTAGATCGGTTAGTGCTCTAAGCGGTATTAGTTTTAGCCTTGTTAGCTTCGAAAGAACTCGCGATGTGCTTGGAGAGGAGGCGTTTGCCAGTAAGGTTGCGTATGTGGGGCCAATGCAAAATAGGTCTAGCTCACCACCCAGAATTAAGTTGGATATAACCTTTTACGAGGACGTTATCTTCCCAACAAACAAGTTATCGCTTATTCATGGCTATTCAGATGAGTATATGTGTGCTCGAGAAATCAGGGTCTATGCTCTTGAGGAAATTGTTGCCGAGAAGCTTCGCTCCATACTACAAAGGAATAGGCCACGTGACATCTACGACCTCTGGAGCCTGTTATGCAAAAACACCCACGAGATAAACTTGTGCGAGCTTGTTCGTGGCTTTTATAAGAAATGCGAGCATAAAAAAGTCGCTTTTACGGGGATAAATGATTTCTTTACCCCTGAAAGGCTCGATTCTCATGCTAATGCTTGGGAGAAAACCCTTTGCCACCAGCTAGCTGAACTCCCAAATTTTAAGGACGTCATTAATGATCTGAAAACTAAAATAGTTGAGCTATTTGATCTCAAATGATTTAGAGTAGCAAACGCATATAGGGGCATTGCAAAAGATATGGGATTTCTCCGAAAGGGAAATATGGATTTGCATGATGACCTTCGATCACAACTTGAGATAGCGCTGGCGGAAAATACCAGGCTTCGTGACGAGAATTGCCGCCTGAGGGAACAGCTTGGATTGCCGACAGTGGTGGTCAAATCAGCACAAACTACAGCTTTTGCAACCGCTCAGGCTCCTAGCGTCATAAAGAACCCTTCGACTCCCGATGCCAAAGTAGCTTTATTTAAAAGTCTTTTTAGGGGACGTGAAGATGTTTTTGCCATGCGCTGGGAAGGAAGAAGTGGTAAATTGGCTATTCACCTGCTTGCCTTCATGAGTGGGACAGACAACTATGCGCAAAGCCGAGAATAAAGTGTGCGGAATGCAAGAACCGTGAACTTCGAGCGGTTACGGATGAAGTCATTAGCAATCATCTGTCGGGAAAACATACGGTAGGGATTTACCCGCTTTTGTTAGACGAGACCTGTTGGTTTCTTGCGATCGATTTCGATAAAGTCGCTTGGAGGGACGATGTTGAGGCTTTTGCGCTGGCTTGCAAAGAGGTAAAAATCCCTGCAGCAATCGAGCGTTCCCGGTCCGGAGAGGGTGCTCATGTATGGGTTTTCTTTAATCGGCCGATTTCCGCATCGCTCGCGCGCAAACTCGGGTGCGCGCTGTTGACACGAACAATGGAAAAGCGACATCAGCTCGGCCTTGATTCATATGACCGTTTGTTTCCCAATCAGGATACCATGCCTAAAGGCGGTTTTGGGAATCTGATAGCACTTCCACTACAGCTTGAGGCCAAGAAGAATGGGAACAGCTTATTCCTTGATGCGAATTTTGAGCCATATGCCGACCAGTGGTCGTTTCTGTCGAGCATTGATCGGATAGCAGCCGATGACGTTGGTCGGATTATAAAAGAATTGGTCTCGGATGGTGATGCTATTGGTGTACGGGCGAGTTTTCCAGAGGAGGCCGATGATAAACCATGGGCTCTTCCACCTTCAGGCGTAAGACAGCTTAAGTTAACTGACGGCCAGCTTCCAGACAGTGTTTGCATAGTTTTAAGTAACTTGATTTATATTGAAAAATGTGGACTTCCTCCCGCCATGGTTAACCGCCTGGTGAGCCTGACGGCATTTCAAAATCCTGAATTTTATAAAGCCCAAGCGATGCGTCTATCAACGTTTGGCAAACCGAGGATAATAAGTTGTGCTGACGATTTCGACAACTACATCGGGCTTCCTCGTGGTTGTTTAGGCGACGTGCTGGAAACGTTAGCCGAGCATGGCGTTATGGCGGAGTTACTTGACGAGCGTTTTGCCGGAAACCACATTGATGCAGGATTTCACGGTGAGCTAACCCCTTTGCAGCAAGAAGCATCCAACGCAGTATTGGCGCACGACATAGGGGTTATTAGCGCTGAAACTGCGTTCGGCAAGACAGTTATCGGGGCGTGGCTTATCGCTGAGAGAGAGGTCAATACGCTCGTTTTAGTTCATCGGCGGCAATTAATGAACCAGTGGCGGGAGAGATTGGCGACTTTTCTTAACCGATCACCGAAAGAGATCGGCCTTATCGGTGGCGGTAAAGTCAAACCGACTGGCGTAATTGACATCGGGATCATCCAGTCCTTGAACTTCAAGGGTCAGATTAAAGATCTCATTGCTGATTACGGCCAGGTTATCGTAGACGAGTGCCACCACATATCTGCCTTCAGCTTTGAACAAGTGCTAAAGCAGGCGAAGGCAAAATATGTAGTAGGGCTAACCGCAACACCTGTTCGCAAAGATGGCCATCAACCGATCATATTTATGCAGTGTGGGCCCATTCGTTTTCAGGTGAAGGCCAAAGAACAAGCAGAAATGAGGCCTTTTGCACACTATGTGATACCAAGGTTTACAGGTTTTAGAGCACCGACAGACAAAGACGAAAGAGAATTAACGATTCAAGAAATCTATACCGAAATAGCTGGCAACGAGCTACGAAATCGGCAAATCATAGACGATGTCATAAAAAGTTACGAAAGCGGTAGGAGCTGTCTTGTTTTAACTGAACGAACTGCACATGTCGAACTGCTTGCAAAAAAGCTGAGTGAGAGAATCCCCGATGTAATAGCTTTAACCGGCGGCATGGGTGCCAAGGAAACCAAGAAGATGTTGGCAAAGATATCTGAAACGCCGCTCGATAAACAGGTAACTTTAGTTGCTACAGGCAAATACATTGGCGAGGGCTTTGACGAGCCCCGTCTTGATACTCTGTTTTTAGCAATGCCTATTTCATGGAAAGGCACATTGCAGCAATACGCAGGCAGGCTGCACAGATTATACGAAAATAAAAATGAGGTGCAGATATACGATTATATAGATATCCACGTAAGGATGCTTGAAAAAATGTACAACAAAAGACTTAATGGTTATGCCTCAATCGGGTATAAAGTAAAAGGCGACAGTATTGCCGTAGAGTCAATAGATATTATCTTTGACAAGAACAGCTTTTTACCAGTTTATAGCAACGACATTGTGAATGCTGCAAGAGAGGTTTTGATAGTCAGTCCCTTCGTCACCAAAAGACGAGTTGCGCAAATGCTGCAATATTTTGGCGCTATGGTTGGCAGGCAGGTAGAAATAACCGTCATAACTAGGCCGGTCGAAGATTTTAAAGAGAAGGATAGAACGGTCTTAGAGCGCATTTTCGATGTGTTGAGGAATGCAGGTATCAATATAATGTTCAAATCAAATATACATCAGAAATTTGCAGTTATCGACCAAAGGATAGTATGGTATGGGAGTGTAAATCTTTTGAGCTTCGGGAACGCAGAAGAAAGCATAATGCGACTTGAAAGCCCCAATATATCACATGCACTAATGAAAAGCATCGAAGTTCACTCTATCTCCAGCGCCTCAAATCAAAGCTTCTCAAAATAATCCCTTAACTTGTCTAACTGGTACTCGTAGTTCAAATAGTGGCTCATCGCGGCTACACAGTTTTAAGACCGAAAAACGCCTTTCCATAGGCGTTTTTTCATTTCGGGGAACGATGACCCGACAAGGGATTTGAACTGTAATATCTTTACCAGACATAGGTTTATAACCGCATACTCTTTAAGCCAGTTAGCACTAGATTCGCTATCAGTTCATCTCCGTTGTGTCGGACATCTTCTTTCACATAACCTTACGCGCCAAAACCGTCCAGCGCTTCAGTTTTTATCGACGCCTTGATTGGGCCCGCTTCTAATGGCCCAGGCCAAAGATTTTAGGGTTAGTCTTTGGAAACACAGGGTTTAGTTTGTATTGACAGAAGCCGAACGTAAAACTATAATGAATGACGTTCATTCATTTAGGAGGATACTAATGGCTAGAACCAAGAAATCACCGGAGCATTGGCGGTCCGATCTCTTAGCTGCAGCCCAACGATTATTTGCCGAAAATGGCGTTGCTCGTACATCAGTTGGAGCTATTGCGAAGGCTGCCGGAGCGGCGGCGGGTACTTTCTATCTGTACTTTGATTCTAAGGAAGATCTCATCAGAGAGCTTGCAAAGAATATGGCTCAAAAGTATTGCGAAGCCGTCTCTGTAATTGCAAAAACACCTGGCCTTGGGGCTGTCGAAAAACTATTTAAAATACTTGAAATATCTTTTATTTCCCTGGATCAGAGAGATGTGATGGATCACTTCCATAAAGAGCACAGCAAGCTAGTTCATTTCTTGCTGGTCGAAGAAGTGGCTCAGCGTCTGAACCCGGCTTTCGAGGAGATCATCAGCCAAGGTGTAAGTGAAGGCGTTTTTACAACGCAATATCCGAAAGAGAGCGCAGCATTTGTCATAGCGGCGGCGAATGCTATTCCAGACGTTCATGTTCTTACAAAAGATGAAATAAACCAATGGAAAGAAGCTTTGTTGGAGTTCTCGCTAACGGCGCTTGGCTGCGAGGCGACTACGATACTGGATATGAAAAGGAGTCCTAGATGAAAAGGCAGCGCATAAGAAAAGCATTAATTTTAATCTCGTTTCTGTTGTTTCCAGTTACTCTTAATTACTTTTCGCCAGCGTTGATTATCGAGGGCGCAGCGAAGGGAATCGTGGTTGGCAGTTTTATTATCTTTACAGCACTGTTTTTCTTCGCTCTTTTCTTGGGGAGGGCATTCTGCGGTTGGCTTTGCCCAGGCGCTGGTCTCCAAGAAGCATGCTTCGTGGTGCAGGATAAGACGGTGAAAGGCGGCAAGAGAAATTGGATCAAGTACTTTATCTGGGTGCCCTGGATCACGACCATCGCCTTTTTTGCAATCAGAGCGGGTGGGCTGCATTCCATAAAACCTTTCTATCAAATGGAGTCCGGCATATCAGTGACCGATCCTTTTAACTATGTAATATTTTATATCGTCATACTGCTCATTGCCGTACCTGCCTTTGTGACGGGGAGACGAGCATTTTGTCACCGCTTCTGTTGGATGGCGCCGTTTATGGTGATCGGCGATGAGATCGGAAGGCTCTTGAAATTACCAGGTCTTCGTCTGACTTCCGACAGGAACAAGTGTGTTAGCTGCAGGACGTGCACAAAGAAGTGCCCCATGAGTTTGGATGTCAACCAGATGGTCCAGAGGGGCTCCATGACAAACAGCGAGTGTATTCTCTGCGGAACATGTGTTGATGGTTGCTCAAAAGGGGCGATTGCTTATTCATTCAGCGCAGGAAAGCAGATCGCGCGCTAGAATGAAGAGCTTTTTATGAATTAGAAATATATTAAAGCCCCATAAAATATCCCTCCAACCCGTCAACCAGCTCTTTCTGGTTCGAATAGCGTTGGATTAGGCTACATAGTTTTAAGCTTGAAAAAACGCCTTTCTATAGGCGTTTTTTCATTTCTGAAAATGATGACCCAGGAAGAGATTTGAACTTTTAAGTTTTAAGCGCGCTTCGCTGCTAACTATAATCGATTCTTCCAAATGCGCATTGTATAAGTTTCTGGGCTCAGGTCACAGGAATCTGTTGGTGAATTAAAAAAGGGCTAAACATAGTAATTACACAGATAGTCTCATATTAAGCTATCTCTTGTACGTTTAGAAATTTTGAAAAGGGATATAAGGATTAAGCAGTGAGGAAGAGGTAGGAGAATAATATGAAGCGTGGGCATATCTTGGAAGAACAGGCTGATATTCTTAAATTCTTAGGGGTTATAAACAAGAGGAAAACGATAATTATTCTCGGCGCGCTAGTTTGTTTATTATCTGCGATAATAGTGACCGTTCGCATGTCTCCCGTATATGAGGCTTCTGTTCAAGTTTTAGTTTCTCAGAGGCAAGCCACAGGAAATGATCGATCGTCAGGTGAGTCATACCAAGCTGTACTTTTGAGTGAGCGGCTCGCTAAAACCTTTAGCCAGATGATAATAAGTAGAACACTTGCCGAAAAAGTTATAGAAAAATTAGAACTTCCTTTACTGCCAGAAGATTTACAGCAGAAGATAACTGCGGAGCCAGTGAAAGATACCCAGCTTATATTGCTTACAATTAGCGATTCTAACCCAGTTAGAACGAAGAATCTAGCTAATACGTATGCCGTTGAATTAATCAAAATGACTGAAAAAGTCGCATCTTTATCTGAGTCGATAGACGTAAGCATAGTTGAACAAGCCGTAGTCCCACTTAAACCAGTGAAGCCAAAACCCCTTTCGAACGCGATTCTAGCTCTCTTAGTTGGGCTAATAGCAAGCACCGGCCTCGCTTTTCTTTTAGAAATGCTTGATGATACGGTGAAAGAATTAGATGAAATAGAACAGCTTGTTACGCTACCATCCCTCGGTAGGATCCCTTATGTCAGCGATCCATCTCTTCTAGATGACAACAGCTCTATGATTTCAGAAGCGTACAGAAGCCTCAGAACAAATCTCCAGTATCTTAACTTTGATCAATCAATAAGGACGCTCGTAGTAGCAAGTGCCGGTGCTGGAGAAGGCAAGACAACCATTTCATCAAACCTCTCAATTGTGCTTGCACAAGCCGGGCTTAAGGTACTTATAATTGATTGCGACTTAAGAAAACCCAGCTTGGGTGGCATTTTTTGTAAACCGGCCAGTGCCGGGCTCTCCAATGTTTTAGCCGGCGCTTTACGTCCTCATTCCGTTATGTTGGCGACAAACATAGAAGGGTTACGTGTTATAACAAGCGGACCGATTCCTCCGAACCCTGCAGATCTGTTAAATTCTGATCGAATGGATGCACTTCTTGCCGATTTAAGAGACGAGTTTGACCTGATAATTCTAGACAGCCCTCCAATTTTAACAATGGCTGATACCGCGATTCTTGGAGCTAAAGCAAACGCTGTTCTCTTGATAACAAGCCTTGGAAAGACAAAGAAGAGCGAATTAGTTCCGGCTAAAGATGCGCTTGATAAGGTAGGGGCTCGCGTAATCGGTTTTGTAATAAGCAACACAAAAATAGCTAATAAAAGCGGCTATTACCACTACGATGGCTCTTATTCTCAGCGAGCAACGGCACGTAAGAAAAACCGTTTAATCGCTAAGATTAGGGGCAATAAACAAGTCGAACATGACTATTTAATTGCGAAAGTATCAGTAGGTGATTATGAAAAAGAAAAATCAAACGTCACAGCATAGGCCTACTAAGCCATTAGCAATAAGGAACAAAATATTAGTTTTGCTTTCAAGCCTTATCGTGGTTGTGCTCGTTGTAGCCTATGGTGTTGTGCTTGCGACCGACCTCATGGGCGCTAAACATTTTTTACTTCAAGGCAGCGATAACCTGCAGTTGGCTTACCTCGAATCAGAAAAAGCAGAGCTTGGACGAGCAGGGGAGCATTTTAAGCAATCGAAAGATAATTTTTTAAGTGCAAGCAAAATATTAAATCGCCCGAGCGTTAGCATCTTAACCCCAGTACCTGTTGTCAATAAGAATGTTCTGGCTCTTAGGCAACTAACGTCTACCGGCATAGAAGCCACGCTCGCTGGCGACGCGCTTATGCGGGCATCAATGAGTTTCCCGCAGAAAAATGGAAAGATTGACCTTGGTATTAATAATGGACAAATTGATTTACGACCCTTTATCGCCGCAAAACCTTATTTCGACCAGGCTAATTTTCATTCTCTCCTAGCGGTTGCCGAGTATGGAAAGATGCCGAACCCTACATTGCTCTCTTCAATTGAGAGAGCACGAGACGAGCTTGGGCAGCAGTTGCCTAAGCTGAGAAGCATAACCAAGAATGCAAAGCAAGCAGTTGATTCATTGCCGGGTATTCTGGGCGCAAACGGCAAACGGCGGTATTTTCTAGCTGTTCAAAATAATGCCGAGCTAAGGGCAACAGGTGGTCTTATTGGAAGCTATGGCGTGATAACAGTTGAAAATGGCAAGTTCACGCTCGATGCTTTTGATGAAATACATAAGCTTGAGAAGAAAAATCAGCCACCAGTAGACGCACCGGAGGATTTTGTTTCCCGGTATAGCCGTTTTAAGGGAACAAGCATGTGGCTCAATGTCAAT from Candidatus Aquicultor sp. encodes the following:
- a CDS encoding nucleotidyl transferase AbiEii/AbiGii toxin family protein, which codes for MILKAEVTKFARTLDVDPNTIERDYVISWFLSGIYADAVLAEALVFKGGTALRKVYFPNYRFSEDLDFTVAISSEQLTKEILYERLQNVARSVSALSGISFSLVSFERTRDVLGEEAFASKVAYVGPMQNRSSSPPRIKLDITFYEDVIFPTNKLSLIHGYSDEYMCAREIRVYALEEIVAEKLRSILQRNRPRDIYDLWSLLCKNTHEINLCELVRGFYKKCEHKKVAFTGINDFFTPERLDSHANAWEKTLCHQLAELPNFKDVINDLKTKIVELFDLK
- a CDS encoding DEAD/DEAH box helicase family protein; translation: MEKRHQLGLDSYDRLFPNQDTMPKGGFGNLIALPLQLEAKKNGNSLFLDANFEPYADQWSFLSSIDRIAADDVGRIIKELVSDGDAIGVRASFPEEADDKPWALPPSGVRQLKLTDGQLPDSVCIVLSNLIYIEKCGLPPAMVNRLVSLTAFQNPEFYKAQAMRLSTFGKPRIISCADDFDNYIGLPRGCLGDVLETLAEHGVMAELLDERFAGNHIDAGFHGELTPLQQEASNAVLAHDIGVISAETAFGKTVIGAWLIAEREVNTLVLVHRRQLMNQWRERLATFLNRSPKEIGLIGGGKVKPTGVIDIGIIQSLNFKGQIKDLIADYGQVIVDECHHISAFSFEQVLKQAKAKYVVGLTATPVRKDGHQPIIFMQCGPIRFQVKAKEQAEMRPFAHYVIPRFTGFRAPTDKDERELTIQEIYTEIAGNELRNRQIIDDVIKSYESGRSCLVLTERTAHVELLAKKLSERIPDVIALTGGMGAKETKKMLAKISETPLDKQVTLVATGKYIGEGFDEPRLDTLFLAMPISWKGTLQQYAGRLHRLYENKNEVQIYDYIDIHVRMLEKMYNKRLNGYASIGYKVKGDSIAVESIDIIFDKNSFLPVYSNDIVNAAREVLIVSPFVTKRRVAQMLQYFGAMVGRQVEITVITRPVEDFKEKDRTVLERIFDVLRNAGINIMFKSNIHQKFAVIDQRIVWYGSVNLLSFGNAEESIMRLESPNISHALMKSIEVHSISSASNQSFSK
- a CDS encoding TetR/AcrR family transcriptional regulator; this translates as MARTKKSPEHWRSDLLAAAQRLFAENGVARTSVGAIAKAAGAAAGTFYLYFDSKEDLIRELAKNMAQKYCEAVSVIAKTPGLGAVEKLFKILEISFISLDQRDVMDHFHKEHSKLVHFLLVEEVAQRLNPAFEEIISQGVSEGVFTTQYPKESAAFVIAAANAIPDVHVLTKDEINQWKEALLEFSLTALGCEATTILDMKRSPR
- a CDS encoding 4Fe-4S dicluster domain-containing protein; translated protein: MKRQRIRKALILISFLLFPVTLNYFSPALIIEGAAKGIVVGSFIIFTALFFFALFLGRAFCGWLCPGAGLQEACFVVQDKTVKGGKRNWIKYFIWVPWITTIAFFAIRAGGLHSIKPFYQMESGISVTDPFNYVIFYIVILLIAVPAFVTGRRAFCHRFCWMAPFMVIGDEIGRLLKLPGLRLTSDRNKCVSCRTCTKKCPMSLDVNQMVQRGSMTNSECILCGTCVDGCSKGAIAYSFSAGKQIAR
- a CDS encoding polysaccharide biosynthesis tyrosine autokinase, with the protein product MKRGHILEEQADILKFLGVINKRKTIIILGALVCLLSAIIVTVRMSPVYEASVQVLVSQRQATGNDRSSGESYQAVLLSERLAKTFSQMIISRTLAEKVIEKLELPLLPEDLQQKITAEPVKDTQLILLTISDSNPVRTKNLANTYAVELIKMTEKVASLSESIDVSIVEQAVVPLKPVKPKPLSNAILALLVGLIASTGLAFLLEMLDDTVKELDEIEQLVTLPSLGRIPYVSDPSLLDDNSSMISEAYRSLRTNLQYLNFDQSIRTLVVASAGAGEGKTTISSNLSIVLAQAGLKVLIIDCDLRKPSLGGIFCKPASAGLSNVLAGALRPHSVMLATNIEGLRVITSGPIPPNPADLLNSDRMDALLADLRDEFDLIILDSPPILTMADTAILGAKANAVLLITSLGKTKKSELVPAKDALDKVGARVIGFVISNTKIANKSGYYHYDGSYSQRATARKKNRLIAKIRGNKQVEHDYLIAKVSVGDYEKEKSNVTA